Proteins encoded by one window of Teretinema zuelzerae:
- a CDS encoding alpha/beta hydrolase — protein MSFWIVFAVFLSLCLFGAVVFIMSAGVILYLTSLTNDHAHLDTKSVSQAEHTTVMKAHTRDPRVMEPLNAAKERWYARVDSGEVEPITVHSFDGLLLSGWLWKVPDAANCAVIVHGMQDSGAGMGYQAEEYHGNGWNVLVIDQRAHGESEGTKRTMGVREADDIGAWLLDLEKRLPGSRVFLHGVSMGAATVLLYGGKAKSISPLVKGIIADSSYAAYAPVFLRLIRMIFPNRVMSFALLAGADLASLVLSGIGFSRMTPKNALKSIPVPVILFHGQKDVLVPIGMVRSFLAAADSLAFEVVVIPDAPHIGAYFYAPELYMKKIIDLSGRV, from the coding sequence TTGTCGTTTTGGATTGTTTTCGCCGTATTCCTGTCTCTGTGCCTGTTCGGGGCCGTCGTTTTTATCATGAGCGCCGGCGTTATACTGTATTTAACGTCCTTGACGAATGATCATGCTCATTTGGATACGAAGAGCGTTTCGCAGGCAGAACACACGACTGTTATGAAAGCTCATACCCGCGATCCGCGGGTGATGGAGCCTTTGAACGCGGCGAAGGAACGATGGTATGCCAGGGTCGATTCCGGAGAGGTTGAACCGATAACGGTTCATTCCTTTGACGGATTACTGCTATCCGGCTGGTTGTGGAAAGTTCCGGACGCGGCGAATTGCGCGGTTATAGTGCATGGAATGCAGGACTCGGGCGCAGGGATGGGGTATCAGGCCGAAGAATATCACGGGAACGGATGGAACGTTCTTGTTATCGATCAGCGCGCCCACGGCGAAAGCGAAGGGACAAAGCGGACGATGGGCGTTCGCGAGGCAGACGACATCGGCGCGTGGTTGTTGGATCTGGAAAAAAGGCTTCCCGGCTCACGCGTTTTTTTGCACGGAGTCTCCATGGGCGCGGCGACGGTGCTGTTGTACGGCGGAAAGGCAAAAAGCATTTCGCCCTTAGTGAAAGGAATTATCGCCGATTCGTCCTACGCCGCCTACGCGCCGGTGTTTCTGCGTTTAATCAGAATGATTTTTCCGAATCGCGTGATGAGCTTCGCGCTTCTTGCCGGCGCCGATCTCGCGAGTTTAGTTCTGTCCGGAATCGGGTTCAGCAGAATGACGCCGAAAAACGCATTAAAAAGTATCCCCGTCCCGGTTATTTTGTTTCATGGGCAAAAGGACGTTCTGGTGCCGATAGGAATGGTGAGATCCTTCCTTGCGGCGGCGGACTCTCTTGCTTTCGAAGTCGTTGTGATTCCGGATGCGCCGCATATCGGCGCGTATTTCTACGCTCCGGAGTTATACATGAAAAAAATAATCGATTTATCCGGGAGGGTATGA
- a CDS encoding alanine/glycine:cation symporter family protein, whose product MERVLSLVSDFVWGPPVLVLLMGTGLYLTIRLKGLQLTQLPFALKQAFSPHQDHESAGDISHYQALMTALAATVGTGNIVGVATAVVVGGPGALVWMWLSAFVGMATKYGEAILAVKYRETDSKGMMAGGPMYYIEKGLNARWLGLIFAFFAVIASFGIGCGVQTNSIASAIRGTFQIPVHITAVFLMITLALVILGGIKTIGKVVSFFVPFMMIFYVSISLFVIVSNYELLPAVFSVIFSSAFSSQAIAGGLAGAAIRYGVARGVFSNEAGLGSAPIAAAAAICDHPGRQALVSMTQVFLDTIVICSMTGIILVMGGEYETGLKGAELTMSSFRIFVGGIGPYIVTIGLFLFAYSTVLGWSYYGERCINYLFGQRLIMPYRVLFIAVAGIGALSTNLDMIWNISDVFNGLMAIPNLIGLLALSGVIVSESKDFNEILRKEKKLRIRNSKK is encoded by the coding sequence ATGGAACGAGTGTTGTCGTTGGTATCTGATTTTGTCTGGGGACCTCCCGTCCTCGTGTTATTGATGGGAACCGGTCTGTATCTGACTATTCGGCTTAAAGGGTTGCAGCTCACCCAATTGCCGTTTGCATTAAAACAGGCTTTTTCGCCGCACCAGGATCATGAGTCCGCCGGCGATATTTCGCATTATCAGGCTTTGATGACGGCATTGGCCGCGACTGTCGGAACCGGCAACATCGTCGGGGTCGCGACTGCCGTGGTTGTCGGCGGGCCTGGGGCTCTGGTATGGATGTGGCTCAGCGCCTTTGTCGGAATGGCGACAAAATACGGCGAGGCGATTCTCGCGGTTAAATACAGAGAAACGGATTCGAAGGGCATGATGGCCGGCGGCCCGATGTATTATATAGAAAAAGGATTGAACGCCAGGTGGCTTGGATTGATCTTCGCCTTTTTTGCCGTAATAGCCTCGTTCGGGATTGGATGCGGGGTTCAGACAAATTCAATAGCGTCGGCGATACGGGGCACGTTCCAAATTCCTGTTCATATTACGGCCGTCTTTTTAATGATTACTCTCGCGTTGGTTATTTTGGGGGGGATAAAGACGATAGGAAAGGTTGTATCGTTTTTTGTGCCTTTTATGATGATTTTTTACGTAAGCATTAGCTTATTCGTGATTGTTTCAAATTATGAATTGCTTCCGGCTGTCTTCTCGGTGATATTCTCGAGCGCGTTTTCATCGCAGGCGATTGCCGGAGGTTTGGCGGGTGCGGCTATTCGCTACGGCGTGGCACGCGGCGTTTTTTCGAACGAAGCAGGCCTCGGATCGGCTCCTATCGCCGCGGCAGCCGCTATCTGCGACCATCCCGGAAGACAGGCCCTCGTTTCCATGACGCAGGTATTCCTGGACACCATCGTCATCTGCTCAATGACCGGCATTATTCTAGTCATGGGCGGGGAGTATGAAACCGGTTTGAAAGGCGCCGAACTCACCATGTCGTCGTTCAGAATTTTCGTAGGGGGAATCGGGCCGTATATTGTTACAATCGGTCTTTTCCTGTTCGCGTATTCGACGGTCCTCGGCTGGTCGTATTACGGAGAACGGTGCATCAATTATCTGTTCGGCCAGCGGCTGATCATGCCGTACCGCGTGTTGTTCATAGCGGTTGCAGGAATCGGAGCTCTTTCCACCAATCTGGATATGATCTGGAATATTTCGGATGTCTTCAACGGGCTGATGGCGATTCCGAACCTTATCGGCTTATTGGCCTTGTCCGGCGTAATCGTGAGCGAGTCGAAGGACTTTAACGAAATTCTGCGCAAAGAAAAAAAACTGCGGATCCGCAATTCAAAGAAATGA
- a CDS encoding AAA family ATPase: protein MNTQISSAKIIEGLSQVIQGKRDQIELFTAAVFAGGHVLIEDYPGLGKTTLARSLAALVASGTDNDRSATFSRIQFTPDLLPYDITGVDVFNSDTHSFDFIPGPVFSDILLADEINRTTPKVQSALLEVMAERQVTQGGKTRKVSPVFFVVATQNPVETEGTYPLPAAQLDRFMMRLSLGYPDFEAEAIILKQDPEKSILPTLNPVLHTSDLLFSREEQKTVWCHPALERMILSFIRKTRTHKDIKLGASPRGALLLLHAARALALIRGRNWIEDTDIFDLSGPILAHRLVPKNSSSSVPLIITDILESCFSEMNKNTDWTREAYDSTS from the coding sequence ATGAATACCCAAATCTCGTCCGCAAAAATCATCGAAGGACTCTCTCAGGTCATCCAGGGAAAAAGAGATCAAATCGAACTTTTCACCGCGGCAGTTTTCGCCGGCGGCCACGTTCTCATAGAGGATTATCCGGGTTTGGGAAAAACAACCTTGGCGCGAAGCCTTGCGGCTTTAGTCGCCAGCGGTACGGACAACGACCGGAGCGCGACTTTTTCCAGAATTCAATTTACACCGGACTTATTGCCCTATGATATTACCGGAGTCGATGTGTTCAATTCCGATACGCATTCTTTCGATTTTATTCCCGGACCTGTTTTTTCAGATATTCTGCTTGCGGACGAAATCAACCGCACCACGCCGAAGGTTCAATCAGCGCTGCTTGAAGTTATGGCCGAACGGCAGGTAACGCAGGGCGGGAAGACGCGAAAGGTAAGTCCTGTCTTTTTTGTCGTAGCCACCCAGAATCCCGTTGAGACGGAAGGAACCTATCCCCTTCCGGCCGCCCAGCTCGATAGGTTTATGATGAGGCTGTCTCTGGGGTACCCTGATTTCGAAGCAGAAGCGATTATTCTCAAACAGGATCCAGAAAAATCGATCTTGCCGACGCTCAACCCCGTCCTGCACACAAGCGATCTGCTTTTTTCGCGCGAAGAACAAAAAACGGTATGGTGCCATCCAGCGCTGGAACGAATGATTCTTTCGTTCATCAGGAAGACGAGAACACACAAAGACATTAAACTCGGCGCGTCTCCCCGGGGCGCCCTCCTCCTTCTACATGCGGCGAGGGCTCTGGCACTTATCAGGGGCAGAAACTGGATAGAAGATACCGATATTTTCGATCTCTCGGGTCCGATCCTGGCGCACCGCCTTGTCCCGAAAAATTCAAGTTCTTCCGTTCCGCTGATCATAACCGACATCCTTGAATCCTGTTTTTCTGAAATGAATAAAAACACCGATTGGACCCGCGAAGCATATGATTCGACTTCATAA
- a CDS encoding DUF58 domain-containing protein has product MNGVLRQELFSLISAGALIIALTISLSSTGLLFILLSANRFHPSDASLNRISFFFQAYRKTEYSADAYVPFKKSITAFSSKTPWNQPFSAQGREISRGVYLPRSDAYAFYDVFSFFCVTVPLPEQLFPSAFSIPPRKEASGSRVVGDSRFALPTGTSLFHRSSELVENRLYHPGDDPRKINWKQYAHSGSLILREGELLPPPDTRIAVLFQGMGGRRVSKLDAARHDMLIDRVHWLCEDLLLRGYPLRIVVRDAHAIHGFTQTNIDLHQPNPSALLERLLSYPRLQDPPLRQEDIQTLFPSQSTIFIVTPEKSGPVLPLSFPANTKISLVTGPASATKSSTTSFIAIIKHVFLKSERTCASTKKRNTQLNRFTSTMKENGISAYIL; this is encoded by the coding sequence TTGAACGGAGTTCTTCGCCAGGAGTTATTCTCGCTAATTTCTGCCGGAGCGCTCATTATTGCATTGACGATCTCGCTGTCTTCAACCGGGCTGCTCTTCATACTACTATCGGCGAACCGTTTTCATCCTTCTGATGCTTCATTGAATCGAATCTCTTTCTTCTTCCAGGCTTACAGAAAAACCGAATATTCAGCGGATGCATATGTTCCGTTTAAAAAAAGCATCACCGCTTTCTCCAGCAAAACACCGTGGAATCAGCCGTTTTCTGCTCAAGGCAGAGAAATTTCACGCGGCGTCTATCTGCCCCGTTCAGACGCATATGCCTTTTACGATGTTTTTTCTTTTTTTTGCGTAACAGTTCCCCTCCCAGAACAACTCTTTCCGTCAGCCTTCAGCATTCCGCCGCGGAAGGAGGCATCAGGATCTCGCGTCGTCGGCGATTCCAGATTCGCCCTGCCAACAGGAACAAGCCTCTTTCATCGTTCCAGCGAGCTGGTAGAAAACAGACTCTATCATCCCGGCGACGATCCTCGAAAAATAAACTGGAAGCAATACGCTCATTCAGGATCCCTCATACTCAGAGAAGGCGAATTGCTTCCGCCGCCTGATACGCGAATCGCCGTGTTATTTCAGGGAATGGGAGGAAGACGCGTTTCAAAACTCGACGCGGCCCGCCACGATATGCTTATTGATCGCGTGCACTGGTTGTGCGAAGATTTATTGTTGCGGGGGTATCCGTTGCGGATTGTCGTACGAGATGCGCATGCAATTCATGGATTCACGCAAACGAATATTGACTTGCATCAACCGAACCCTTCAGCGCTTTTAGAACGATTGCTTTCTTATCCGCGTTTGCAGGATCCTCCGTTGCGCCAGGAAGACATACAGACCCTGTTTCCTTCGCAATCAACCATTTTTATCGTTACCCCGGAGAAATCAGGGCCGGTTTTGCCTCTTTCTTTTCCTGCGAACACGAAGATATCGTTAGTCACAGGACCTGCAAGCGCAACGAAATCAAGCACAACCTCTTTCATCGCGATAATTAAGCACGTGTTCTTAAAATCTGAGCGCACATGCGCTTCTACTAAAAAACGAAATACACAATTAAATCGTTTTACAAGCACGATGAAGGAGAACGGAATCAGTGCATACATTCTGTAA
- a CDS encoding transglutaminase domain-containing protein, with product MVSGFFPFELYSVRTPSRESSEGLSTQAFDFYTSIDDETRKLVEPVAKKITENAVSYYDMILAVTSYFHDGDFRYSLKPGISPDGNQLAYFLDTAKKGYCTYFAFSMALMLRSLDIPARVAAGFFLEPGLGRMNYYPVRSNMAHAWVEVYFPEYGWISFDPTTSIVAEGEEVAVDSSAGEDSFTSLLEEILTNREFLIRDGLDAVQPETESDIRAFLKTAYSHKEYIVLFIALLICIVSVFFYVLLPLLVITYSRNNRKKILTMYALIARKSVFYAVDTTSDEFRALVSLKQKALYSQRCDSEDADVARSLFRKLRKKRISLYSRTIACVLLFIFIMQSRVSAQDVQTTQDDTQETVLLKQSQEAIDNENWDTAVSLLQTGKKKHSGNGEFAYLLGTVYFNQKLYSTAYKELLLSYETGNRSTDIYSLLADSAGYLNKDEEALKWITLHLDTNSQDMFAWSTYGWLCYKTNRFEEGIKALHRVLETHGPDINVFASLANLYTAEFNYPEARKYYTSAIELAEERDQNYLAAIYYYNRSILEEVFYNFKDAYSDTINSIQAMPRSSGYLMQGELYLRKLEYKAAYSSYLTAWNADSSPLPSLGLAETLLLSGYPNEALNYLTHIVHKTDETWIAHYGTTQDQFQADLAQLTRDCYAYLKNLEKRKIVHSLSTFYNRQIHILQYAWNEWRSDAAYRQATQKVARYYEKKAYSETISSGQELYLHSFYYQTFKPHYKSAIKHLHRAKALETQYIPLSNPSYLFEEGLLSRKTELLEQAIRSFDPVWEVKYRSEALSHLLSRIKNRKSREYAQLSLALFNIRPSAFSFHAIAFPVRVEYTDFSLNRNTLPYRLSRTLTQAGFYKSDNSPFILSIQYSEEDFFVQLKNENNNNTLFTQVFHNSSHSSDFYSQVINMLSTSLFRSDLGIQ from the coding sequence ATGGTTTCAGGATTTTTCCCGTTTGAGCTGTATTCTGTTCGAACACCGTCAAGAGAGAGCTCAGAAGGTCTTTCAACCCAAGCCTTCGACTTTTACACCTCGATCGACGATGAAACCAGAAAACTTGTCGAACCTGTCGCAAAAAAAATTACAGAAAACGCCGTATCGTATTACGATATGATACTCGCCGTTACTTCTTATTTTCACGACGGCGACTTCCGGTACTCGCTGAAACCCGGCATCTCTCCGGACGGAAATCAACTCGCTTATTTTCTCGATACAGCGAAAAAAGGATATTGCACGTATTTCGCTTTTTCCATGGCGCTCATGCTTCGTTCGCTGGATATTCCCGCCCGCGTCGCGGCAGGCTTTTTCCTGGAACCCGGTTTAGGGCGCATGAATTATTATCCCGTTCGATCGAATATGGCACATGCATGGGTGGAAGTCTATTTTCCAGAGTACGGATGGATTTCCTTCGATCCGACTACCTCGATCGTCGCGGAAGGCGAAGAGGTCGCCGTCGATTCGTCCGCTGGTGAAGATTCCTTTACTTCTTTGCTCGAAGAAATTCTTACTAATAGAGAGTTCTTGATCCGGGACGGACTTGATGCCGTACAACCGGAAACAGAATCTGATATTCGAGCCTTTCTGAAAACAGCGTATTCTCACAAAGAATATATTGTACTGTTTATAGCTCTGCTGATTTGCATCGTTTCTGTTTTCTTCTACGTCCTGCTTCCGCTTCTCGTTATAACATATTCGCGAAACAACAGGAAAAAAATTCTGACTATGTACGCTTTGATCGCACGAAAGTCTGTATTCTACGCAGTGGATACGACATCTGATGAGTTTCGGGCGCTTGTTTCATTAAAGCAAAAAGCCCTGTATTCTCAAAGATGCGATTCTGAGGACGCTGATGTGGCTCGGTCTCTTTTCAGAAAGCTTCGAAAAAAAAGAATCAGCCTGTATTCCAGGACAATCGCATGCGTCCTGTTGTTCATTTTTATCATGCAGTCCCGCGTCTCCGCACAGGATGTGCAAACAACGCAAGACGACACGCAGGAAACAGTCTTGCTTAAACAGTCTCAAGAAGCGATCGACAACGAAAACTGGGATACGGCCGTATCGCTTCTCCAAACCGGTAAAAAAAAGCATTCGGGAAACGGAGAATTCGCCTATTTGCTCGGCACCGTTTACTTTAATCAGAAGCTCTATTCAACGGCATATAAGGAGCTTCTCCTTTCATATGAAACCGGTAATCGCTCAACCGATATCTACAGCCTTTTGGCAGACTCTGCCGGCTATCTGAATAAGGACGAAGAAGCCCTAAAATGGATTACGCTCCATCTTGATACGAATTCACAGGATATGTTTGCCTGGTCTACGTACGGCTGGTTATGCTACAAAACGAATCGTTTCGAAGAAGGCATTAAAGCCCTTCACAGGGTATTGGAAACACACGGACCCGATATCAATGTATTTGCCAGCTTGGCGAATCTCTATACTGCGGAATTCAATTATCCCGAAGCAAGAAAATACTACACATCCGCAATCGAATTAGCGGAAGAGCGGGATCAGAACTATTTAGCCGCTATTTATTACTACAATAGATCTATTCTGGAAGAAGTTTTTTATAATTTCAAAGACGCCTACAGCGACACGATTAATTCAATTCAAGCGATGCCCCGCTCATCGGGGTATCTGATGCAAGGCGAACTTTACCTGAGAAAGCTGGAATATAAGGCGGCTTACAGCAGTTATTTAACGGCATGGAACGCCGATTCAAGTCCTCTTCCCTCGCTCGGCTTGGCGGAGACGCTTCTTTTATCAGGATACCCGAATGAGGCGTTAAATTATTTAACCCACATTGTACATAAAACAGATGAGACCTGGATCGCTCATTACGGAACCACTCAAGATCAATTTCAAGCCGATCTGGCCCAGTTGACTCGAGATTGCTACGCGTATTTGAAAAATCTTGAAAAACGGAAAATTGTCCACAGTTTGTCCACATTTTATAATCGACAGATACATATTCTTCAATATGCATGGAACGAATGGAGAAGCGATGCGGCGTACAGACAAGCTACGCAAAAAGTCGCTCGATATTACGAGAAGAAAGCATACTCCGAAACCATCTCTTCAGGGCAGGAACTGTATCTGCATAGCTTCTACTACCAGACGTTCAAGCCGCATTACAAATCAGCGATTAAACATCTGCATAGAGCAAAAGCGCTTGAAACACAGTACATTCCTCTTTCAAATCCCTCTTATCTATTCGAAGAAGGGTTGTTATCACGCAAAACAGAGCTGTTGGAGCAAGCAATTCGCTCTTTTGATCCCGTTTGGGAGGTGAAATATCGATCTGAGGCTCTTTCGCATCTTCTATCTCGCATAAAAAACCGCAAATCGCGGGAATACGCGCAACTAAGTTTGGCACTTTTTAATATCAGGCCGAGCGCCTTTTCATTCCATGCTATAGCCTTCCCTGTACGAGTAGAATATACAGATTTTTCCCTAAATCGAAATACGCTTCCGTACAGACTTTCACGAACCTTAACACAAGCAGGATTTTACAAATCCGACAATTCGCCTTTTATTCTGTCGATTCAATACTCCGAAGAGGACTTTTTTGTGCAGTTAAAAAATGAAAACAACAATAACACACTTTTTACACAAGTTTTCCACAATTCAAGCCATTCTAGTGATTTCTACAGCCAGGTTATCAACATGTTATCCACATCGCTGTTTCGCTCAGATTTGGGGATTCAATAA
- a CDS encoding peptidylprolyl isomerase, which produces MSKKSRLLIVIGLLVLLVGSATAAAIFFGGKNATTGEMYKMSNSTNIAAIQDDGVFAIMETSKGTIVLELYYDKTPLTVCNFVGLAEGTLDAASGKPFYNGLTFHRVIKDFMIQGGDPAGTGSGNPGYRFPDEIVPSLKHDAPGTLSMANAGPGTNGSQFFITHVPTPWLDGKHTVFGKVREGQDVVNLIAGGDKIVSVKILRNGEAAKAFSATQADFNAYLEGTASREKAMLEQSRKSVVDAIMKKWPAAKQSASGVYYHITKEGSGAGVQVGQTLKMKYKGYLLDGTVFDDSDMHAPLEFQVGRGQLIPGFDSQALEMKKNEKRTIVIPPELAYGARGAGGVIPGNSFIAFDLELLEIK; this is translated from the coding sequence ATGAGCAAAAAGAGTCGGTTATTGATCGTAATCGGTCTGCTAGTTTTATTGGTCGGCAGCGCAACCGCAGCCGCTATATTTTTCGGCGGTAAAAACGCCACAACAGGAGAAATGTACAAGATGTCGAATTCTACGAATATTGCAGCCATTCAAGACGATGGCGTGTTTGCAATAATGGAAACGTCGAAAGGAACAATCGTTCTCGAACTTTATTACGACAAGACGCCGCTTACTGTGTGTAATTTTGTCGGTCTAGCCGAAGGAACCCTCGATGCTGCCTCCGGAAAACCTTTTTATAACGGTTTGACTTTTCACCGGGTTATCAAAGATTTCATGATCCAGGGCGGAGATCCTGCAGGTACAGGTTCCGGAAATCCCGGTTATAGGTTCCCGGATGAAATCGTGCCGAGTTTGAAACACGATGCGCCTGGAACCCTTTCCATGGCGAACGCGGGTCCCGGTACAAACGGCAGCCAGTTTTTCATCACCCATGTGCCGACTCCCTGGCTTGACGGAAAGCACACTGTTTTCGGAAAAGTTCGGGAAGGCCAGGATGTCGTGAATCTTATTGCAGGCGGAGATAAAATCGTGTCGGTTAAAATCCTTAGAAACGGCGAAGCCGCGAAGGCTTTTTCCGCTACACAGGCCGATTTCAATGCATATCTTGAAGGCACTGCTTCAAGAGAAAAAGCGATGTTGGAGCAATCCAGAAAAAGCGTCGTCGATGCGATCATGAAGAAATGGCCCGCCGCGAAGCAGTCTGCGTCCGGTGTCTATTATCACATCACGAAGGAAGGATCCGGCGCCGGCGTCCAGGTAGGACAAACCCTTAAAATGAAATATAAGGGATACTTGCTGGACGGAACCGTATTCGACGATTCCGACATGCACGCACCGCTTGAATTCCAGGTCGGACGCGGACAGCTTATCCCCGGTTTCGACTCGCAAGCGCTTGAAATGAAAAAGAATGAAAAACGAACCATCGTAATCCCTCCCGAGCTGGCATACGGAGCGAGAGGTGCCGGCGGAGTGATTCCCGGCAACAGTTTCATCGCTTTCGATCTCGAGCTTTTAGAAATTAAGTAA
- the glpK gene encoding glycerol kinase GlpK, which produces MPMKTEKSGYILSLDQGTTSSRAILFDHSGRIVSSSQRDFSQYYPEPGWVEHDAVEIWDSQLAVAREAIAAASIDPAEIVSIGITNQRETVVVWDKDSGKPVYKAIVWQCRRSNQICEELIDAGLEEEFRSRTGLRLDPYFSGTKLCWLFREIPGLKALAENGEILFGTIDSWLLWKLTGNHVTDVTNASRTLLFNIKEQKWDPVLLSILGIPVQVLPKVLASSDDFGYTDQKYFGREIPIQGVAGDQQAALFGHTCFEPGMAKNTYGTGCFTLLNTGSAPVWSKNNLLTTIAWKIGNQTTYALEGSVFIAGAVIQWLRDEVHLLSSAAESEQLAKSVSDTNGVFLVPAFVGLGAPYWDPDARGSIMGLSRGSGRAHIVRAALESIAYQSEDLLSSMSADCGHKIEVLKADGGATANQFLMQFQADISGVPVLLPEIAEITALGVAYLAGLKCGFWESLEDISRNWQIKCRYEPSMKLEEREKRITLWHKAIYATREY; this is translated from the coding sequence ATGCCTATGAAAACTGAAAAATCCGGATACATTTTATCTCTTGATCAGGGAACGACATCTTCGAGAGCGATTTTGTTCGATCACTCAGGACGAATCGTATCCAGCTCGCAGCGAGATTTTTCTCAGTACTATCCCGAACCGGGATGGGTCGAGCATGATGCCGTCGAGATCTGGGACTCACAGTTAGCAGTCGCTCGCGAAGCTATCGCCGCGGCATCTATCGATCCTGCTGAAATTGTATCCATCGGTATTACGAATCAACGCGAAACCGTAGTCGTATGGGATAAAGACAGCGGAAAACCGGTATATAAAGCTATTGTGTGGCAATGCCGCAGGTCGAATCAGATATGCGAAGAATTGATCGACGCAGGCTTGGAAGAGGAATTCCGCTCTCGAACCGGATTGAGGCTTGATCCGTATTTTTCCGGAACCAAACTGTGTTGGCTTTTTAGAGAGATTCCCGGCCTGAAAGCCTTGGCAGAAAACGGCGAGATTTTGTTTGGAACCATTGATTCTTGGCTTTTATGGAAATTGACGGGAAATCATGTTACAGACGTTACAAACGCATCCCGGACCCTTTTGTTCAATATTAAAGAACAAAAATGGGATCCGGTTCTGTTATCTATTTTAGGAATTCCTGTTCAGGTATTGCCGAAGGTTTTAGCCAGTTCGGACGATTTCGGATATACGGATCAAAAGTATTTCGGGAGAGAAATTCCTATCCAGGGAGTCGCCGGCGACCAGCAGGCGGCCTTGTTCGGCCATACGTGCTTCGAGCCGGGAATGGCCAAGAACACCTATGGCACGGGCTGTTTTACCTTGTTGAATACAGGCTCCGCGCCGGTATGGTCGAAAAACAATCTGTTGACGACCATCGCATGGAAAATAGGAAATCAAACGACGTATGCACTTGAAGGCTCTGTATTCATTGCAGGAGCGGTAATACAATGGCTTCGCGACGAGGTTCATCTTCTTTCGTCAGCCGCGGAATCGGAACAATTGGCGAAATCCGTTTCGGATACGAACGGGGTGTTTTTAGTGCCCGCCTTCGTAGGTCTGGGCGCTCCGTATTGGGATCCCGACGCCCGCGGTTCCATCATGGGTTTGAGCAGAGGTTCGGGCCGGGCCCACATCGTCCGTGCCGCTCTTGAAAGCATAGCGTACCAATCAGAGGACTTGCTGTCTTCCATGAGCGCAGACTGCGGTCACAAGATCGAAGTTTTGAAAGCAGACGGCGGCGCCACGGCGAACCAGTTTTTGATGCAGTTTCAGGCCGACATATCAGGAGTGCCAGTATTGCTGCCTGAAATCGCTGAAATAACCGCGTTGGGCGTCGCGTACTTGGCAGGATTGAAGTGCGGATTTTGGGAAAGTCTTGAAGATATCTCCCGAAACTGGCAAATTAAATGCCGGTATGAACCGTCGATGAAACTTGAAGAAAGAGAAAAAAGGATTACATTGTGGCATAAAGCGATTTACGCCACGAGGGAGTATTAA
- a CDS encoding DUF6675 family protein: protein MRILVLASLLCIGSVSFLAGEQIQGLESVLPGSVASTLVKDGRILRTVYRESPLHTALAPALSPSSEISKSIDPNDNLLIESLFLYKKKDSNLSGNIEKSVEKTGIILRSLSTLEGIEYFSTSRDAMRVLYENSYAVDSAANRNRIADPISADIDGQQILAVQKDKTFGEYLYKYSYRATPTAVSLTSTNVDPLKISFVTVVGPERMKVSLVVHDLGDYLLVYGCTHVKVPEIPGLEKKLNSSFSTRSIALYDWFINAYEN, encoded by the coding sequence GTGAGAATTCTTGTTCTGGCTTCCCTTTTATGCATCGGAAGCGTTTCTTTTCTTGCCGGAGAACAGATTCAAGGGCTTGAATCTGTTCTTCCCGGATCTGTAGCTTCTACTCTCGTTAAAGACGGCAGAATTCTGAGGACGGTATATCGCGAATCTCCTTTGCATACCGCTTTGGCCCCGGCCCTTTCGCCGTCCTCGGAAATATCCAAATCCATTGATCCGAACGACAATCTGCTGATCGAATCTCTTTTTTTGTATAAGAAGAAGGATTCGAATCTTTCCGGAAACATTGAAAAATCTGTTGAGAAAACCGGGATAATATTAAGAAGCCTTTCGACTCTTGAGGGCATTGAATATTTTTCCACGAGCCGTGATGCCATGCGGGTTCTCTATGAGAATTCCTATGCCGTCGATTCGGCTGCAAACCGAAACCGGATAGCAGATCCGATCAGCGCCGATATCGATGGGCAACAAATTTTGGCTGTTCAAAAGGATAAAACCTTTGGCGAGTATCTGTATAAGTACTCGTATCGAGCAACGCCGACAGCGGTCTCTCTTACCTCAACGAATGTAGATCCCTTAAAAATATCGTTCGTAACGGTCGTAGGACCGGAGCGGATGAAAGTGTCTCTTGTGGTGCACGATCTTGGCGATTATTTGCTGGTGTACGGCTGTACTCATGTTAAAGTTCCTGAAATACCGGGATTGGAAAAAAAATTAAATTCATCCTTTTCAACCCGTTCTATAGCATTGTATGATTGGTTCATAAATGCCTATGAAAACTGA